In the Natrinema sp. CBA1119 genome, AGAACCGTATACTTCTTTTCCGACTCGCTCCAAACAGGTGTATGTCTCCACCGATCGAGGACGCGATCACCATTCTGCTGGTCGAACCCAACCCCGGCGACGCGCGGCTGTTCTCAGAATCGTTCGAGGACGCAAACATCGCAAGCGACATTCACACGGTCACCGACGGCGAAGCGGCGCTCGATTTCGTCCACCAGCGCAACGACCACGCCGAGAGCCCGCGTCCAGACATGATTCTGCTGGACGTGCACCTCCCCGATGTCGACGGCTCCGATATCCTCTCCGAACTCAAGTCCGAACGGGCGCTGCGGTCGATCCCCGTGATCGTGCTGACGAGTTCGGCGTCGGAAGAGGACATCGCCCGTTCGTACGACCTCCACGCGAACGCGTACGTCCAGAAACCGGTCGAACCCGACGAATTCATCGACCTCGGCCGCTCGTTCGAAAATTTCTGGCTGACCTTCGTGCGTCTCCCCGGCGAATAATCCCCCTAGACGGTCGGAACCGCCCCGATCGAGACGGCTACGACTCGAGCAGGTCCGGTAGCGCGTTGATCGACTCGATGACCGCCGCCGCGCCCTCGCGCTCGTACTTCCGCCGTCCCTCCTCGCCGGTCAGCCCGCCGGTCAGCACGCCGATTCCGCGGTACTCCCGGGTCGAATCGGCGTCGCCGGCGTTGACCGCCGTCCGGATATCGTCCAGCGTGTCGCCGACGAAGACGACCGACTCGGCGTCGAATCGATCCGCGAGCGTCGTCAACGCCCGCGGATGGGGCTTCCCCTCCTCCCAGTCGTCCATCGTAAAGCGGTGTTCGACCGGAATCGCGTCGTCGAGCCCGACTCGGTCCAGCGCGATCTCGGCTTCGGCTTCCGGCCGACCGGTCAGGACGCCGACGTCGTCCCCCTCGAGCAGCCGATCTCTCGCCTCGGCGTCGAGCAACACCGGCTCGTCGTGGATGAAGCCCGGCGTTTCACGCTCGAGGTCGGGTTCGCCGTCCTCGAGGCCGCGATAGAGTTCGTCGCCGAGATACAGTTGCTGAAAGACGTCGCGGAGCCGCTCGCGGTCCCAGCGGTTCGTCACGCGCTGGGTCGCCCGCGCGCCGATCGCCTCGCGGACGACGGTTTCGGCCGCCTCGAGGCCGCCGCCCGCCGCGGCGATCCCGTCGGTGTACTCCTCGAGCGAGTCGCGATAGCCCTCCTCGGTCGCGAGGATGTAGAGCGCGGCGGCGTCCGTCAGTTCCCAGTCGTTGTTGAACCCGCCCGCGTCTTTGAACAACTGAATGTCGTCCTTGCGGATCGTCCGGTCGTAGACCGCGTCGACGGATTCGACGATCGCTCGCCGGTAGGAGTCGGCCACGTCGACGAGTACCCCGTCGATATCGAGGACGACGGCATCTGCGTTCATAGCCGTCCGAACGGGCCGACGGGGATAAAAGAGACCGATTTCAGAGCGGGCCGAGCCCCACGACCCACGCCGCCAGGACGAACAGGCCGATCGCGTAGAGTACGTCCGCCCAGAGCCACGAGAGCAGGTTCGCGACGTAGATCACGATGACGATCGGAACACCGAGTAACACCCTCGGCGACCTCCGCCACTCGGCGCGCGACCGAGTCCAGAGAACGTTCGCGTCCCCTCTGCTCGGAAACGCGTGCATCCCGATCGAGAGCCCCAGCCAGCCGAGGACGGTTGCGGCGGCGATCGTCCCGTTCGGGACGGTCCGGAGATCACCGACCGCCGTGACGAGCGCTGTGAGACCCAGGAACGCGGCGAACGCGACCACCGTGTTGACGAGAAACGGCGCGACGCTGACGACGAACGACGCCCGATACCGCTCGGGCGTGACGTGTCGGACATACCCCGGCGGATCATCGAACCGGAAGTACGCGACCTCGAGGACGGGGATTCCGACGAGGTCGCAGGCCTGTTTATGGGCGAACTCGTGGACGACGACGCCCGGGGCCGTAAAGAGCCGGAACAGGAATCGAGCGAGGACGGTGATACCAACGACTACCACCGCCAGCACCGCAACGGCGAGCACGGCTGCGAGCGCGTAGGTGACGTACTCGGCGTTCACGATCGCCGGAATGTACCGCAAGGGGATAATTCATTCGTGCCGGTCCGTTCGGCTGTGCCGTTCCGGCACGACCGTGCCGCCAATCGCAGTCACTCCGAAGCTGACGGCAGCGCTCGAGCGACGTACAGCGTCCCCTCTGCGATCGTCTTCCGTTCGACCGACACTGCGGGCTGGTCACCGCCCAGCGTCGTAAACAGGAAATCGGCGTCGGCGTTGCGGGCCGCCTCGAGCGCCGGCCGGTGGAGTTCCGGCGGCAGGTTTCGCGCGTACACCACGTCTACACTCGCGTAAATCGCGGGGTCGGGATCGACGATATCGTCGCGAACGAACTGTACCCCCTCCGGTACGTCGCGATCGTATATGTCGGTCGCGGTGACCGACACTCCCCGTTCCGCGAGCGCTCGAGCGGAGTCGGTCCGGCGACCGATCCCGATCTCGACGGCGCGCTCGTAGCGCGCGAGGTGATCGTTCATGGTCTCGAGATTCCGGCGAGAGTGGGCCACGGCGGGACGTTTATGCCACCCGCGGCCATAGCACTTGCTATGCTCGTCGATATCGTGCCGGTCGGCAACGTCCCCGCCGAGGTCAAGCGGGCGGCCTCCACCGCGTTGCGATCGGTCTACGACTGCGACGTGTCGGTCAACGACTCGCAGTCGGTCCCCAACGGAGCCTACGACTCCGATCGAAACCAGTACTCCGCCGAGACGTTCATTCAGCTCGCCGAGCGGGTCGGCCGCGGCACCAAAAACATCGCGATCACTCCTCACGACCTCTTCTACCGACGGCGCAACTACGTCTTCGGACTGGCCTACCTCGACGGCAGCGGGAGCGTCGTCTCGACCTACCGGCTGCAGACCTCGAGCGACGGCGGCTTCTCGAACCAGAGCGCCGCCGACATCTTCGAAGACCGCGTCCGCAAAGAGATCGTCCACGAGATCGGCCATACCTACGGCCTCGAGCACTGTGACAACAACCGCTGTGTCATGAACTTCTCGCCGACCGTCCGCGAAGTCGACATCAAAGAGGAGAATCTCTGCGGGAGCTGTCAGCGACTGATTAGCTAATTCCTGCCAGCTATAGTATTGACGCGGTACCGACTGCCGAATTCCGAGCCGCCGGCCTACGGCGCGTAGTAGTACTCGCCCTCGCTTTTCTGCTGACTATCCAGCTGCGAGTCGGGCTTGTTGATCCGCGGCCGCGAGGTGCGCTCGTCCCGGCGGAAGGTCACCTCGAGGTTCGCGAGGAACTCGTTCATGCCGTCGCGCATCGGTTGTGGCTGGCCGGCACGACCGTGAACCGCGGGCTCGCCGTCGAAAACCATCAGTCGATCCGCGAGCAGATCCATCATGTAGATGTCGTGGTCGATAACCATCACGGTGGCGTCTTGCTGTTCGGCGTAGCGCCGAATCGCCTTGGAGGCCTGCACTCGCTGTTCGACGTCGAGGTGGGCCGAGGGTTCGTCGAGCAAGTAGAGGTCGGCCGAGTCCGACAGGCAGGCCGCGATGGCCACCCGCTGGCGTTCGCCGCCGGAGAGATCCGACAGGTTCTGCTCCATGATCCGCTCTAACTGGAGCGGCTGGGCGATCTCGGTGTTCCAGTACGAGGAACCGAACTGGTCCGTGATCGACGAGAGGAACGCGTCGACCCGCATGTGCTGGTCGATCGTGACGTACTGGGGCTTGTAGGAGATATCGAGATCGAGGTCGGTATCGCCGCCGTCGGGCGTGAGGTTCCCGGTGAGCAATTTCGCGAACGTCGACTTCCCGATCCCGTTCGGACCGACGACTCCCAGCACTTCGTTCTCGCGAATCCCGCCGCCCTCGACCTCGAGGGAGAACTCGCCCTCGCCGTAGCTCTTGGTGAGGTCGGGGTACTCCACGAGCGGGTCGCCGTAGGTTTCGGTTCGGGGCGCGTGCTCCTCGAACTCGATGGGATCTGGCCGGATCCGCATGTTCTCGTTGTCGAGGTAGCCCGAGAGGTACTCGTTGATCCCGTTGCGGACCGATTTCGGCGAGGTGATGACGCCGTACGCACCCGGCTCACCGTAGGCGACGTGGAGCGTGTCCGCGAGCAAGTCGAGAATCGCGAGGTCGTGTTCGACGACGAGTACCGACTTCCCCGCTTCCTCGGCGAGTTCACGGATCAGCCGCGCCGCAGTCACGCGCTGGCCGATATCCAGATACGGCGTGACCTCGTCGAGGAAGTAAAAGTCCGTATCGCGGGCGAGCGTGGCCGCGATGGCGACCCGCTGGAGCTCCCCGCCCGAGAGGTCGTCGATCGACTGCTCCATGACCGGCCCGATCTCGAGCCGTTCGACCAGTTCGTCAAGCGCATCGCGCTCGTCGGTTCGCTCGAGCAGCTGTCGGGTGTTCCCGTCGAAACTGTTCGGGATCTGATCGACGTACTGGGGCTTTCTCGCGATCGTGATGTCGCCGTCGCGCACGTCCGCGATGTAGTCCTGCAGTTCGGTTCCGCGATAGGCCTCGAGCACCTCGTCCCAGCCCGGTTCCTCCTCGTGGCGGCCGAGGTTCGGCTCGAGTTCGCCGGCCAGAATGCGGACGGCGGTCGTCTTTCCGATCCCGTTGGGACCGAGGATCCCGGTGACCTGGCCCTCCTGTGGCGCGGGGAGGCCGTACAGCGAGAAGGCGTTCTCGCCGTAGCGGTGGACGGGCTCGTCCTGGAGTTCCTGCGGGAGGTTGATAATCTCGATCGCGTCGAAGGGACACTTCTCGACGCAGATGCCACAGGTCTCGCCCAGACAGATCTCCTCGGAGATGTGGATCTGTTCGGGCTGGCCCTCGGCAGCCTCCTCGCCGCGGAGGGTGATACACTCCTTCCCGGTTCGATTCGGCGGGCAGTAGTTCTTGCACTCGTAGCTGCACCGATCGGGCTGACACCGGTCTAAGTCTACGACGGCGATGCTGTCGTCCGCCATGGTTAGCCCGAGAACTCCGCGGTCAGCAGGATGCCCCACGTCACGAACCACAGCGAGAAGGTCATGAACGCGATGAACAGGTAGTGTTTCGCCCCGAACTCGTCCTCGCCGTAGATCCCCGAGACGTTGATGAGGATGTACTGGACGAGGATCGCCCCCAGGACGAACGCGAGCGCCTGCGTGTTCTGGGCCGCGGCGCTGGATACTCCGACCCAGGACGCGGAGGCCAGCGCCGCGCCGACGCCCAGCAGCGCGGACAGGGCGGTTACGCTGACCGAGCGAATGTGTTCGCGTCGGTCGCTGATCGATTCGGTCGACATGGTAAAAAGTGTGGAGGCGGGGCTAAAAAGGCGTTCGCATTCTACGAAGGCTTAAGCAATAACGGGGTCCCCGAAGCGGTATCATTGTACGGTGAACCGC is a window encoding:
- a CDS encoding UPF0146 family protein, with amino-acid sequence MAHSRRNLETMNDHLARYERAVEIGIGRRTDSARALAERGVSVTATDIYDRDVPEGVQFVRDDIVDPDPAIYASVDVVYARNLPPELHRPALEAARNADADFLFTTLGGDQPAVSVERKTIAEGTLYVARALPSASE
- a CDS encoding ribosome biogenesis/translation initiation ATPase RLI is translated as MADDSIAVVDLDRCQPDRCSYECKNYCPPNRTGKECITLRGEEAAEGQPEQIHISEEICLGETCGICVEKCPFDAIEIINLPQELQDEPVHRYGENAFSLYGLPAPQEGQVTGILGPNGIGKTTAVRILAGELEPNLGRHEEEPGWDEVLEAYRGTELQDYIADVRDGDITIARKPQYVDQIPNSFDGNTRQLLERTDERDALDELVERLEIGPVMEQSIDDLSGGELQRVAIAATLARDTDFYFLDEVTPYLDIGQRVTAARLIRELAEEAGKSVLVVEHDLAILDLLADTLHVAYGEPGAYGVITSPKSVRNGINEYLSGYLDNENMRIRPDPIEFEEHAPRTETYGDPLVEYPDLTKSYGEGEFSLEVEGGGIRENEVLGVVGPNGIGKSTFAKLLTGNLTPDGGDTDLDLDISYKPQYVTIDQHMRVDAFLSSITDQFGSSYWNTEIAQPLQLERIMEQNLSDLSGGERQRVAIAACLSDSADLYLLDEPSAHLDVEQRVQASKAIRRYAEQQDATVMVIDHDIYMMDLLADRLMVFDGEPAVHGRAGQPQPMRDGMNEFLANLEVTFRRDERTSRPRINKPDSQLDSQQKSEGEYYYAP
- a CDS encoding archaemetzincin family Zn-dependent metalloprotease, whose product is MLVDIVPVGNVPAEVKRAASTALRSVYDCDVSVNDSQSVPNGAYDSDRNQYSAETFIQLAERVGRGTKNIAITPHDLFYRRRNYVFGLAYLDGSGSVVSTYRLQTSSDGGFSNQSAADIFEDRVRKEIVHEIGHTYGLEHCDNNRCVMNFSPTVREVDIKEENLCGSCQRLIS
- a CDS encoding TIGR01548 family HAD-type hydrolase → MNADAVVLDIDGVLVDVADSYRRAIVESVDAVYDRTIRKDDIQLFKDAGGFNNDWELTDAAALYILATEEGYRDSLEEYTDGIAAAGGGLEAAETVVREAIGARATQRVTNRWDRERLRDVFQQLYLGDELYRGLEDGEPDLERETPGFIHDEPVLLDAEARDRLLEGDDVGVLTGRPEAEAEIALDRVGLDDAIPVEHRFTMDDWEEGKPHPRALTTLADRFDAESVVFVGDTLDDIRTAVNAGDADSTREYRGIGVLTGGLTGEEGRRKYEREGAAAVIESINALPDLLES
- a CDS encoding response regulator: MSPPIEDAITILLVEPNPGDARLFSESFEDANIASDIHTVTDGEAALDFVHQRNDHAESPRPDMILLDVHLPDVDGSDILSELKSERALRSIPVIVLTSSASEEDIARSYDLHANAYVQKPVEPDEFIDLGRSFENFWLTFVRLPGE
- a CDS encoding metalloprotease family protein, whose product is MNAEYVTYALAAVLAVAVLAVVVVGITVLARFLFRLFTAPGVVVHEFAHKQACDLVGIPVLEVAYFRFDDPPGYVRHVTPERYRASFVVSVAPFLVNTVVAFAAFLGLTALVTAVGDLRTVPNGTIAAATVLGWLGLSIGMHAFPSRGDANVLWTRSRAEWRRSPRVLLGVPIVIVIYVANLLSWLWADVLYAIGLFVLAAWVVGLGPL